The window CTCATTACGTTGGCACTTCACTCTGGTGTGCGTTTTTGGGACTTCAATTCCCATACGTGAACGGCAGATGCTATTCCGATTGGCAAACCTCGAGGGAGAGGACTGGCACAACGATTGCGATTGAGTTGCCCAGGATAAAAAAATGATTGGATCGATTATTCAAGACGTTCGATTCTGTTTGCGGATGTTGCTAAAAAGTCCTGGCTTTAGCGTGATCACAATTCTGACATTGGCGCTGGGTGTGAGTATCAACTCGGCCGTCTTCAGCATAGTTCATGCGGTTCTCATCCGGCCGCTTCCAGTTCGTAACTGGGAACGGTCCGTAGCTATTGCTACTGTTGTTCAGCGTGAGGCTCTGGAGCGGCGCGGTACTTCCTATATGGATTACCTCGACTGGCGAGCGCAAAGCACCGTTTTCGAAGAGATGGCTGCTTTGACGGAGGATTCTTTTACACTCACAAGTCTGGGGCAGGCGGAGCAAGTCCAGGCAGAAGCAGTATCCGGAAGCTACTTTTCGCTGATTGGGACAAAGCCGGTGCTTGGCAGAATGTTTCTCCCGCAGGAAGAACGTCTTCCGCTTTCCGACCCGCCTGCGCTCATTGGTCATTCTTTCTGGCTTCGTCATTTCGGAAGAGAGAAGAGCGCCATCGGAAAAATCATTCAACTGGATGACCAGAATTTTCGAATCACCGGCGTGTTGCCTGAAAATGTTTCCGGAATGGATGGCGAAACTGAAATCTGGATCCCAATCGCCGCTTATACGCTTCTTGGCGAATCGAAACTTGTCGAAAACAGGGGAACACGTCAGATCGATGTTTTCGCGCGTTTGAAGCCAGGGGTTACAAAAGAACAAGCTGCTGCTGAAATGTCTGCGATCGCACAGCGTTTACAGAAAGAGTATCCAGTGACCAATCTTTATTACAACACAACCATCATTCCGTTGCGTGAAGAATTTTTTGGAGAAACGAAACCGCTTCTCTTGACGCTTCTGGGAGCTGTTTTGTTTGTGCTATTGATCGCGTGTGCGAATGTCGCAAACCTGCTGGTTGCTAAAGCCACCGCGCGACAAAAAGAAATGGCGCTTCGCGCGGCACTGGGAGCGGGGAAGAGCCGGATCATGCGTCAGCTTTTGACCGAAAGCGTGATGTTAAGTTTGATTGGCGGCGCTTTCGGATGGTTACTCGCAAATGTATTCGTAAAATTGCTAATCACTTTGAATCCAGTTCAGCTCCCCGCTTTTGTAAGGGTGGAGTTGAATACTCCGGTGCTCTTTTTTACGCTGGGGATTTGCGCATTGAGTGGCATTTTGATGGGACTCGCGCCCGCGTTTCATGCATCGCGTCGCGATCTGCAAGATGCGATTAAGGAGAGCGCCGTGAACACAACCGGCGCATCGGTCGGAAAAGATGTCCGAAACTTTCTTGTCGTTTCAGAAGTGGCCCTTGCGGTATTACTTCTGATCGGAGCCGGACTTCTCGCGCGAAGCTTTCAGCAAATCCAGAATATTCCCCTCGGATTCGTTCCTGACCAGCGTGTGGCCATGCGCATTTCGTTGCCTCGCTTAAAGTATGAGGAAGAAAAAGCCTGGCAATTTTCGAAGGTCCTTCTGGAAAAAATCGAATCGATTCCTTCTGTTCAGTCCGCTGCTCTGACAAGCGACATACCGCTCGGTGGAAGCGCAAGCGCCTCAATCCTGAATCTGGAGGGTAAAGTTCTTGATCGTGGCGTCCGCGTTTACTTTCATGCGGTCAGTCCAAAATTCTTTTCTACCACAGGTATTCCTTTAATAGCCGGAAGGTCTTTCCAATCTACGGACACGACTGACTCGCTTCCTGTTGCTATTGTCAGCGAGAAAATGGTCCAACGATACTGGAGTAAAGAGAATCCAATAGGGAAGCGCGTGAAGTTTGGCAGAACCCCATCTGCGGAGCGTCCATGGATGACGATCGTTGGTGTTGCCGCCGAAGTGAAACACCGAACGATTGTCGAAGATCCTGTTGGATCTCCCGATGATCCGGAGATTTATTTGCCTCTCTCGCAACGGGTCACACGCGGAATGGGACTGATTGTTCGGACAGAAAAGGATACTGATTCCATTAGCGCAACGCTCCGAAAAGAAATTCAATCAATGGATCCTGACATACCGGTTTTCTCCATAACTACGATGCGGGAGCTGGTTCAATCGGGAACTTCCGGATCACGCTTCAGCGCTTTCCTGATGATTGTTTTTGGCGCGCTCGCTTTAATGTTATCCGCCATCGGTATTTATGGAGTCTTAACATTTCATGTGACGCAGCGCACTCGCGAAATCGGTGTGAGATTGGCGCTCGGAGCGCCACGGCTTGCAGTGTTCAATATGATTCTGCGGCATGCGCTTGTTTTGACAATGATTGGACTCGGCCTGGGACTTCTCGCCGCGCGTGGTTTGAGCGGCCTGCTCTCTGCGCAACTCTATCAAATCAGTCCAACCGACCCATTCATTTTCAGCTCGATACCGCTGATCTTGCTTGCGGTTGCCTTCATCGCAATCGTCATTCCCGCCCGCCGCGCGATGAAGGTTGAACCGGTGATAGCCCTTCGTATGGAATGAAGTAGCGCGGACGTCCCGTCTGCGCAGTTCAACGCAGGCGAGACGCCCGCGCTACTTTGTGCATTACTCGAGTTCTCCTAAGCTGATGATTTGATCCATGGAGATTGTCAGACTCTTGTTTCTCATGCAGCCTTCCAGCTGGTATTTGATCCTGTCGTAGGATCGTCTCAGCTCCGGCTTATTGGTTTTCAAAACGGACCGAATCTGTGCTGCTTGCAGTCCTTTCCAGCGCAGTTTGAAGATGGTCAGGTGTTGTGGATCCAGATTTCGCAGACAATCAGTAAGATAACCGAGAATCTTCCGGCGGTCCATCTCGGCAACGTACCTGTCTTCGATCCGTTCCTCACAGGAGACTTCAATCTGGGCTGTAAGAGGCTCCTGTCCTTTTGTATAAGACGTTCGGCGAAGACGATCAACGCACAAATTTTTCGTAATCGTCATCAACCAGCTCTTAAATAACGCAGGGTTCTTGATGCTTTGGGCATTTTCCATGACCTTCACGAAAACATCGTGAAAGATGTCGTTGGCCAAATCGTAATCCGCCAGATGGTAGTAACAGACTTTCATAACCAACGGTTTGTAACGTTCGTAGAGAGTTAAAAGAATTTCCTGTTTCTGCGAATAGCTACACTTGCGGAGAGTGAGGAGCAGGTCGGCATCAGAGAAATCCTTATACATCGGAAAACCCTCAGAAGGATCATTGTACTTCTACTTCGCTAGGAATTGGCGCAGTCGCCGGACCGTACGCAGAACCGGTCCCAGATTCAGTTCCCACGCGATCGGGCCTGTCAGCAGAAGAATTCGGCGATTCAAAAGGGAAGACTTGAGATTTGCCACGCTGTATCGAATTCGATTTTCACCGGTCTCGGAGAGTATGGTCCGTTTTCGCAACTCTGTTAAATACAGAACGTAGAGACGTTTCAATGTTTTATGCAGTTTGATTCCATAAGAAGACAAACCGTGATCGTATAAACCTGGCCGAAGCACTTTCAGCATGTGGAAGTGATAAAAGAGCAAGGGTTCGGAGTCTGAGTAGAAAATCCCGTTGTTTTCTGAAAGCTGGACGTTTGCTACGTTCCAGGGAGCCACGTTTGCGCCTTTGTGCTTTAGAACGACGACTCCCCGAAACCGGACAGGCCAATCATCCAGGTATTTTTGATCTGCGAATCTTCCTTCTTCGGGGCGGTCGTAACACCATTCGACACAGCGTTCCCGCCACCACAGGAGACATTCCTCCGCATTTGAGTCGCGTCGAAAAGAGAGCCAACCCACG of the bacterium genome contains:
- a CDS encoding sigma-70 family RNA polymerase sigma factor, translated to MYKDFSDADLLLTLRKCSYSQKQEILLTLYERYKPLVMKVCYYHLADYDLANDIFHDVFVKVMENAQSIKNPALFKSWLMTITKNLCVDRLRRTSYTKGQEPLTAQIEVSCEERIEDRYVAEMDRRKILGYLTDCLRNLDPQHLTIFKLRWKGLQAAQIRSVLKTNKPELRRSYDRIKYQLEGCMRNKSLTISMDQIISLGELE
- a CDS encoding glycosyl transferase, with amino-acid sequence MKDNPPPARYYFCTYFDHRYLPRGLALYHSLKKHCRSFELWILALDEECSRTLASLNLAEVHVVSIEELEGFDKELRECRKNRSLIEYYFTCTPAWLWYLFQKLDRADIITYLDADLFFFSDPAPLYRELTEGSIGIIAHRFPADLKHLELFGIYNVGWLSFRRDSNAEECLLWWRERCVEWCYDRPEEGRFADQKYLDDWPVRFRGVVVLKHKGANVAPWNVANVQLSENNGIFYSDSEPLLFYHFHMLKVLRPGLYDHGLSSYGIKLHKTLKRLYVLYLTELRKRTILSETGENRIRYSVANLKSSLLNRRILLLTGPIAWELNLGPVLRTVRRLRQFLAK
- a CDS encoding ABC transporter permease, producing MIGSIIQDVRFCLRMLLKSPGFSVITILTLALGVSINSAVFSIVHAVLIRPLPVRNWERSVAIATVVQREALERRGTSYMDYLDWRAQSTVFEEMAALTEDSFTLTSLGQAEQVQAEAVSGSYFSLIGTKPVLGRMFLPQEERLPLSDPPALIGHSFWLRHFGREKSAIGKIIQLDDQNFRITGVLPENVSGMDGETEIWIPIAAYTLLGESKLVENRGTRQIDVFARLKPGVTKEQAAAEMSAIAQRLQKEYPVTNLYYNTTIIPLREEFFGETKPLLLTLLGAVLFVLLIACANVANLLVAKATARQKEMALRAALGAGKSRIMRQLLTESVMLSLIGGAFGWLLANVFVKLLITLNPVQLPAFVRVELNTPVLFFTLGICALSGILMGLAPAFHASRRDLQDAIKESAVNTTGASVGKDVRNFLVVSEVALAVLLLIGAGLLARSFQQIQNIPLGFVPDQRVAMRISLPRLKYEEEKAWQFSKVLLEKIESIPSVQSAALTSDIPLGGSASASILNLEGKVLDRGVRVYFHAVSPKFFSTTGIPLIAGRSFQSTDTTDSLPVAIVSEKMVQRYWSKENPIGKRVKFGRTPSAERPWMTIVGVAAEVKHRTIVEDPVGSPDDPEIYLPLSQRVTRGMGLIVRTEKDTDSISATLRKEIQSMDPDIPVFSITTMRELVQSGTSGSRFSAFLMIVFGALALMLSAIGIYGVLTFHVTQRTREIGVRLALGAPRLAVFNMILRHALVLTMIGLGLGLLAARGLSGLLSAQLYQISPTDPFIFSSIPLILLAVAFIAIVIPARRAMKVEPVIALRME